In Salvelinus sp. IW2-2015 unplaced genomic scaffold, ASM291031v2 Un_scaffold3504, whole genome shotgun sequence, the following proteins share a genomic window:
- the LOC139025889 gene encoding uncharacterized protein gives MNRAGKGREQGREQSREQSRERAGNRAGTEQRRGQEEQGREQGREQGRDRAGNRAENKAGTGAGTGQGTGQGTGAGKEQRKEQRKGRERARQQGAMNRARTGAGNRAGNRAGNRAGTEQGTEQGTEQGTGQEQSREQSKGTGQGTGQGTGQGKRGTGQGTEQGKSRERAENRAGTEREQGREESREQSRDRAGKEQGTEQGTEQGTEQDREGKSRERAGTGQRTGQRKSREQSRDRAGNRAGNREGTGRERAGKQSREQGREQSRDRAGNGQGTEQRTGQGTEQGTEQGTGPGNRAGKQRQGTGQGTGQEQSREQAGNRAGTGQGTEQGQGREDKGTEQGTEQGTEQRTEQGTGQGTEQGRAETEQERAGKSRDRAGNRAGQGKGQSREQGREQSKGTEQGTEQGKSRERAGKGRGTEQGQSREQSREQSRDRGRDRGTGGKSKNRAGNRAEQGREARERGREQSRKGGRQGREGQAGNRQGTGQGKSRERAGNRAGNRAENGRDRQGKSREDRTAGKEQGTGQGRAGNRAGNGQGTEAGNRAGNRAGNRQGTEQGQSREQSREQSREQGREPSRTAGTEQGTEQEQGRDRAEDPGCQGPLDIGPWSRTLDVGALDVRAPESGPLDVRAPGGQGPLDVRALGHQGPMSAPRMSGPLD, from the exons ATGAACAGGGCAGGAAAGGGCAGGGAACagggcagggaacagagcagggaacagagcagagaaagagcagggaacagagcagggacagagcagagaagagggcAAGAGGAACAGGGCAGGGAACAGGGCAGGGAACAGGGCAGGGAcagagcagggaacagagcagagaACAAGGCAGGGACAGGGGCAGGGACAGGGCAGGGAACAGGGCAGGGAACAGGGGCAGGGAAAGAGCAGCGGAAAGAGCAGAGAAAGGGCAGGGAGAGGGCGAGGCAACAGGGAGCAATGAACAGGGCGAGAACAGGGGCAGGGAACAGGGCAGGGAACAGGGCAGGGAACAGGGCAGGGAcagagcagggaacagagcagggaacagagcagggaacagggcaggaacagagcagggaacagagcaagggaacagggcagggaacagggcagggaacagggcagggaaagagaggaacagggcagggaacagagcagggaaagAGCAGGgaaagagcagagaacagagcggGAACAGAGCGGGAACAGGGCAGGGAAgagagcagggaacagagcagggacagagcagggaaagagcagggaacagagcagggaacagagcagggaacagagcaggacagagagggaaagagcagagaacgagcagggacagggcagagAACAGGGCAGAGAaagagcagggaacagagcagggacagAGCAGGGAACAGGGCAGGGAACAGAGAGGGAACAGGCAGGGAAAGGGCAGGGAAACAGAGCAGGGAACagggcagggaacagagcagggacagagcagggaacgggcagggaacagagcagagaacagggcagggaacagagcagggaacagagcagggaacaGGACCAGGGAACAGGGCAGGGAAACAGAGGCAGGGAACAGGGCAGGGAACAGGGCAGGAACAGAGCAGGGAACAGGCAGGGAACAGAGCGGGAACagggcagggaacagagcagggacagggcagggAAGAcaagggaacagagcagggaacagagcagggaacagagcagagaacagagcagggaacagggcagggaacagagcagggaagagcagagacagagcaggAAAGGGCAGGGAAGAGCAGGGAcagagcagggaacagagcaggacagggcaAGGGACAGAGCAGGGAACAgggcagggaacagagcaagggaacagagcagggaacagagcagggaaagAGCAGGGAAAGAGCAGGGAAAGGCAGgggaacagagcagggacagagcagggaacagagcagggaacagagcagggacagAGGCAGGGACAGAGGAACAGGAGGGAAGAGCAAGAACAGAGCAGGGAAcagggcagagcagggcagagaAGCGAGGGAAAgaggcagggaacagagcaggaaaGGCGGAAGGCAGGGAAGGGAGGGACAGGCAGGGAACAGGCAGGGAACAGGGCAGGGAAAGAGCAGGGAAAGAGCAGGGAACagggcagggaacagagcagagaACGGCAGGGACAGGCAGGGAAAGAGCAGGGAAGACAGGACGGCAGGGAAAGAGCAGGGAACAGGGCAGGGAagggcagggaacagagcagggaacgGGCAGGGAACAGAGGCAGGGAACagggcagggaacagagcagggaacaggcagggaacagagcagggacagagcagggaacagagcagggaacagagcagggaacaGGGCAGGGAACCGAGCAGGACAGCAGGAAcagagcagggaacagagcaggaacagggcagggacagagcagag GACCCTGGATGTCAGGGCCCCCTGGATATAGGGCCCTGGAGTAGGACCCTGGATGTCGGGGCCCTGGATGTCAGGGCCCCTGAGTCAGGGCCCCTGGATgtcagggcccctggaggtcagggccccctggATGTCAGGGCCCTAGGCCATCAGGGCCCTATGTCGGCCCCTAGGATGTCAGGGCCCCTGGAT